In Anaerolineales bacterium, the sequence CGCCTCGGACCACCTGTACATGTTTCCCAACGGCGCCCGGCTGGACGACGAGATCGAAGCCGCCCTACAGATCGGCCTGCGCCTGCAAGCCTCGCGCGGCTCGATGACCGTGGGCCAAAGCCAGGGCGGCTTGCCGCCCGACCGCGTAGTGGAAAGCGACGCCAACGCCCTGGCCGAAAGCCAGCGCCTGGTGGAGACCTATCACGACCCCAACCCGGGCGCCATGACCCAGTTGGTGCTGGCGCCCTGCTCGCCTTTCAACGTCTCCGCCGACGTGATGCGCGAAACAGCCAAGATGGCCCGCCACTACAAAGTGCAGATGCACACCCACCTGGCCGAAACCCAGGACGAGGAAGAGTACACCCAGGCCCACTACGGCATGCGCCCAGTGGCCTGGATGGAAACCTTGGGCTGGCTGGGTGATGACGTCTGGTACGCCCATTCGGTGCACGTCAACGACGCCGAGATCGCCCAGTACGCCCAGATGGGCTGCGGTGTGGCCCACTGCCCCTCCTCCAACATGCGCCTGGCCTCCGGCATCCCGCCGATCCTCAAGATGCTCAACGCCGGCGTCAAAGTCGGCTTGGGGGTGGACGGATCAGCCAGCAACGACTCCGGCCACCTGCTGGCTGAGGCGCGCCAGGCCATGCTGCTGGCCCGCCTGGACGCCGGCCAACGCGGCGCCTCGCTCTCCGGCGAGGACGCCCCGCCGCTGATGCAGGCCCGCCAGGTGCTGGAGCTGGCCACCCGCGGCGGGGCCGCCGTGCTCGGCCGAAGCGACATCGGTTCGCTTGAAGTGGGCAAATGCGCCGACTTCTTCGCCGTGAACCTGGAGCAGATCGGCTTCGCCGGCGGCCTGCACGACCCGCTGGCCGCCCTGGTCTTCTGCGCCCCGGCCCGGGCCGACTACACCGTGGTGGGCGGCAAGTTCGTGGTCAAAGAAGGCCAGCTGCTCACGCTGGACCTGCCCATGCTGGTCGAAAAGCACAACCAGGCCGCCCAACGCCTGGCGGAGGCCGCCTGACGGCCTTGCCGCTGGAGGCGCTCGCCATTACACTGAGGCCGCGCAGGTCTGCGCCCATCCCACCCCCACTCAAAAATTCGAGGTTTCATGAAGTTCGCATTCATCCCAGAGAGCAGTGTCGCTATTTGCCAGACCCAGGCGGGTTGCCTTGGCTAAGCGCTTCGCGGTGGTCGCCGTGGGCGGCAACGCCCTGATCAAAGACAATGCGCGCCAAAGCAGCGCCGACCAGTACACCGCAGCCAGCGAGACCATGGGCTACGTGGCGGAGATGATCGCGGCCGGCTGGGATGTGGTCGTGACCCACGGCAATGGCCCGCAAGTGGGCTTTGCCCTGCGCCGCTCTGAACTGGCCGCGGGCGAACTGCCGCCCGTGCCGCTGGACGTGTGCGGCGCGGACACACAGGGCTCGATCGGCTACATGTTCCAGCAGTCACTGCACAACGCCTTCCAGCAGCGCGGCATGCATAAGGACGCCGTGGCCCTGGTGACCCAGTGCCAGGTAGACCGGGATGACCCGGCCTTCGCCAACCCCACCAAGCCGATCGGTTCCTTTATGGATGAAAGCACCGCCCTGGCACGCCAGGCGGAAGGCAAGCATGTGATCGAAGATGCCGGCCGCGG encodes:
- a CDS encoding 8-oxoguanine deaminase, which gives rise to MSTLLVRNAHLIATFDDQRRELRDAGIFVRDGFIEQIGPSAELPQSADEVLDLRGHIVLPGLVNTHHHFFQSLTRAVPAAQNVNLFNWLTTLYPIWAGITPEDIRTSTQTALAELALSGCTTASDHLYMFPNGARLDDEIEAALQIGLRLQASRGSMTVGQSQGGLPPDRVVESDANALAESQRLVETYHDPNPGAMTQLVLAPCSPFNVSADVMRETAKMARHYKVQMHTHLAETQDEEEYTQAHYGMRPVAWMETLGWLGDDVWYAHSVHVNDAEIAQYAQMGCGVAHCPSSNMRLASGIPPILKMLNAGVKVGLGVDGSASNDSGHLLAEARQAMLLARLDAGQRGASLSGEDAPPLMQARQVLELATRGGAAVLGRSDIGSLEVGKCADFFAVNLEQIGFAGGLHDPLAALVFCAPARADYTVVGGKFVVKEGQLLTLDLPMLVEKHNQAAQRLAEAA
- the arcC gene encoding carbamate kinase, which translates into the protein MAKRFAVVAVGGNALIKDNARQSSADQYTAASETMGYVAEMIAAGWDVVVTHGNGPQVGFALRRSELAAGELPPVPLDVCGADTQGSIGYMFQQSLHNAFQQRGMHKDAVALVTQCQVDRDDPAFANPTKPIGSFMDESTALARQAEGKHVIEDAGRGWREVVASPQPQRIVEAPAIKQLLENGLTVVAVGGGGIPVVADDQGQLQGIAAVIDKDFASSLLAREIGAELLLISTAVEKVAIHFNTPQQKDLDRISVAEAEQYIEEGHFAKGSMLPKVQAVIRFLKGGGQQALITDPANIRQALAGETGTWIVP